AGGGTCACACACTAGACAGCGTGCTGCAGGCCTGGCCACATCCCGGCTGCTGTCCTCACGCTCAGCAAGagatgtgtgcttgtgtgcagaGGGAAGACAAACGATATAAAATCATTGAGAGGGGATGGCCTCCATTTTTTTAAGACatgaagaaaattttttaaaagattttatttatttgaggggccggcaccgtggctcacttgtgcggcaccggcatcccatatgggcgctggattctagtcccagttgcccctcttccagtccagctctgtgctgtggcccaggagggcaatggagaatggcccaggtgcttgggcccctgcacctgcatgggagaccaggaagaagctcctggcttcagatcggcacagtgctggctgtagtggccatttggggagtgaactaacagaaggaagacctctctctctctctcactctctctctctgtctataactctacctgtcaaataaataataaaaagattttatttatttgaaagccacagtgacagaaggagagagagggagagatcttgcatatgctgattcactccccagatgcccacagtagccagggctgaagcgggctgaagccaggaggcaggagttccatcctgttctcccttgtgggaggcaggggctgaagtacttgagcatcacctgctgcctcgcaggagCATTTAACCTGCTGTGAATTAAAGTCTCGTAGTCGGCAAGTGTCCTGGACACACCTAATCCGCTGGTTGCCACAGCCTGGGCACACGGGACACCACAGAGCCTCAGGCTGCATCCCTGTGCTCACGGGGCTGTCGGAGCTGAGGCTGCTGCTTCTGGGGAGGACTGGCCGCCAGGTGCTAGTGTGGGAAGGTCGAGTCCAAGGATGCCTTCCAGAGTGCCTTCCAGAGTGCCAGTCACCCCATGGGGCTAGGTCAGGGCGGGGGCCAGATGAAGGGATTGGGAGAGTGAGGGACGGGGAGTACACCTCTCAGACGCGTGCCCGGCTCCCACTGCGTGCTGACCCGCTCACTGGTTGGGCCTCTCTCGCGATTAACCCACTGCAGGAAGCTGCTGTCTGTGGAGTCCCTACCCTCTTCCTTGCATGTTCTTCCCTGTTGTAGCGGAGGCTGACTGAGTTGAGTGAGTGCTGGCGCAAGACAGTCTTGGCTGTCTTGTCTTGTCTCCAGAGCCTGTGGTGTTTTATCCTCTTGCCGTCCACTCGCAAAGTCTGCAGGAAATGCTTCCACCCTCCTCATGCCACTCTGCCGACCCGGCACGTGGATGTGACCTGAGCTGTGGCTGACACCCATCTCCCTGCAGGTCACTACTATGTGCCATTGCTCAGAGCGGAAGACACGTCCTCTCCCGTCATCGGGGAGCTGTGGTCCTCAGACCAGACGCCTGAAGTCTCCCACGCTGGTCACTCAGGAGGTGGCCCCCGGGACCCTGTGCTGACCCTGAGGGCTTTTGCAGGGCCCATGAGTCCATCCAAGGTGAGCTGCTGCGGAAGCTTCTGAAACCAGTTCCCGGCTGTCTCCACACTCCTGCTGGGGTCCAGCCTGGTGACTTGTGCTTAGAGACTCAAGTCACAGGCAGCCTGCAGGCGGACGTCCTcagcagagtggccagtgagttGGTGATGAGGCTTTGGAATGTCTTCCAGAGAAACCTTTGTTCCTGGGGGCCAGGCTGCTGTCTGGTTAGCCCGGGGTGTGTTTGCCTAGAGCCCACACTGCTCAGCCCAGTGGAGGCTCCTTGCCATCGAGGGAGGCTCCCCATCGTGGAAGTCCTTGTCTGCGCCATGTTGCCCCATGTGCACTGCTCCCGCTCCGTCTGCTTTCCGTGAGGTGCTTCACCTGTACCCACGCCTCTGCCCTGGGGCTTCTGCTTAGAACCTGATGCTCACAGAAACCCTCGATGACGGGTCGCTGGGTCCACACTtaggcacatttcttttttttttttttttaagatttatttatttatttaaaagagttacagagaggcagagagagagagagagagaggttgtccatccactgattcactccccaagtggctgcaatggccagaactgggccgatctgaagccaggagcttcttctgggtctcccacgtgggttcagaggcccaaggacttgggctatctactgctttcccaggccatagcagagagctagatcagaagtgaagcagccaggactctcacggcgcccctatgggatgctggcactgcaggcggcagcttcatccactacgcacagcaccagccctgcttaGGTACGCTTTTATGCCAACTTTTCAGTGAGAAATTCTTTCTGTGACAGACTATTTCATACACTGGTTTGCTTGCAATCTCTTGCTAAAATCCTCCCAAATAATTAGTTATTTGCCACTGTAACAATGCCTCTAATCAGTTAGGGTTAGATCAACTGCACAAAGCCTAAAACTAGCAACAGTGACTTAAAAAGATCAGTGTTGGTTTCTTTGTGTACTGTGGTGGGAGGGGCAGCCCACACCTCAAGCTTGTGGCCTCCTGGGTCACTGGACAGCCCCTCCTGGAAGGAGCAGACACCCCTCCCTCACGGGGCTCTCGGTTACAAGGCAGGTGGACACGTGGCTCGGGGTTCTGTTAACCAGGGGTGGTTGGGAGGCGGAAAGGATACTTTGGGGGGTGCACCGTGTGTGGCACATCTCATCGCACTCTGTCTTCCTAGGCAGAAGATTTTCGCAAACTCTGGAAGACTCCACCGCGAGAAAAAGCAGGCTTTTTCCACAACGTCAGGAAATCTGACCCAGAAAGAGGCATTGAAAGAGTGGGCAGGTACTTCAAGGGCCATCGCATGGAGTTGCAAGCAGTGCAGTGGCGCTGTGCGTTTGCTATGTGGTTGTATTTGGTTGAAGACGGGAATACTAATCATTATTACCAACAAAATAATGGTTCCCAGGAAGCACATACTGGGAGATTTTAGAGCCTTTTCCTTAAGAGCGGATTCCTTGGCAAGGTTAGCCTGCAGTTTGTGTTGCAGGATCTAGTTCAGCACATCTCTCCCTGGCCATGGAGCGTTTCTGCAGCGCACTGCCAGGGATCTTACTACTCACGGGAGGTGCCAAGGGAGGCAGTGTTGCCTTGGGGAAAGACCACCACTGAAGCACCCTCCTCTGTTGAGACGCAAGAGGCAGGGGTGGCTGGAGACGGCTGGTCAGAGAAAGCCCACAGATCCTGGGCTGGCGAGTGCTTCCTGATGCTTTTAGGGTTCTCAGTGTGCGTGCTGTATCAGGTCCACGAGCTGAACCTGAAAAGGAGCTGTGAATCTCTGGCCTAGCCAAAGCCAGTGTCAGACAACCTTACACACTGCTGTCGTGTGGAAACAGAGTGTGTCTGTGGGCGCAGTCTTACTGGGCACCTTTCCGCCCTCAGTTACTggggtgagggtgcaggggcgGAGGCCTCCTTGCTGTGAGGACTCAGCCACCAAagcagctctgcaggtggagatgcctgggccctgccctgctggggaAGCACTGTTGTTAAAAATACAGAATGACTGTGTCAGTTCCAAGTTTAGGGTAAAATGAGGTTATGCAAGTATGTAttgatgaaaataacaaaactgtAACTTTAGattgccaacttttttttttttttttttttttttttttttgtagcattAAGTGGCCATTTTCTGTGCAGTCCTTTGAGTGTGTTTTCTGGTTTCACAACTGGTtaattgtgttttatttcttGCAGGGAGCTAGCTCATGAGCTGGGGTACCCCTGGGTTGAATACTGGGAATTTCTGGGCTGTTTTGTTGATCTGTCTTCCCAGGAGGGCCTGCAAAGACTAGAAGAATATCTTGCTCAGCAGCAATTGGGCAAAAAGGCTCAACAGGAAATGGGGGAAAAAGAAGCCTGCCTCAGAGACAGGGCTCCGACCTCAGGTGAGCAAGTGTGACCACAGCCAAGGCCAGGGGGGGCTCTCCTGTGGCTGACCCTGACGGGGAGGCGTCTCTTCATGACAGTTTCAATGTAAGACTGGGATGCTTCTCCTTGGCTCACATTCAAGGTGTGTTGCCCGACTCCCACAAGCTTCCTTCTGTGCTATTGCCAAATGACCTCACTGCCTGAGACTGTAACATTTTAGACCTGATGTTTTTTaggcatttttttctaaatatgctTTATGCTCACATACACTGCATATGTGCCTGCATGACCAGGCAGGCCCACTGCAGAGCTCTGGGGCGTTTGCATcggagccagggccaggtgcttcAGGAGCAGGGAGTACAAAGATCATGGTGAAGAGTTAGTTTGACTAAACAAAACTTGCAAATAccacagtgttttaaaaatatataaagttccTAAGTGTATATTTATAAGACAAAAGTATACCAAAAGTGAAAtgtcagatttatttgtttgaaagtgttacagagaaaggctgggtgggggagacagagatcttccatctgctggttcactccctcagatggctgcagtggccagtgccagaccagaatgaagccaggagcttcatctgggtctcccacgtgggtgcaggggcccaaacacttgggccgtcctctgctgcttttccaggtgcattatcagggagctggatcagaagtggagcggctgggacacaaaccagtgcccatatggatgctggcatcacatgcggcggtttaccctctacaccacagcactagccccgaaggacatgtctttttttttttttttttttttttttttttaatattttattcctttgaaaggcacagagagagagaaagagaggtcttgcttccactggttcacttcccagatggctgcaatggccagagctgggctgattcaaagccaggagccaagagcttctttcatgtctcccatgtgggtgcagggacccaaggacatgggccatcttctgctttcccaggccatagctggataggaagtggagcagtcaggacttgaactggcacccatatgggctttacccactatgccacagcgccagccccagaacatgTCTTTAAACACACAGTGAGGCACCACTGAAGCCCTAGGAGGGCAAGAGTACCAGggtgaaagaagacctttctctctgtctctcttcactgtctataactctacctgtcaaattaaagaACAAGTAAGAGTGGCAGGGTAGGGCGTATGGCCATGTTATGCAGTGTCTGGGAACAGTCTCCCCTGGAGAGGATTGGAACAGTGAGAACTCATGGCTCACCTCTCCTGCGGTGAGGATTAGTCAGATATATTGTTCCCCTATGCAGGATTAAAAGTCATGCTTTTAAAGAATAATGATAGGAAGAAAGACATACAGTTAACAATGAATGATGAGGAAGAAAGTCTACAGTTAATGGGAGAAAAACCCAAAACTACCTAAATTTCCTAGATATCTTTTATGTGGAAGAAAACACTCACAAGGTACccataaacagaagaaaacaaaaacaaaaacaaaaatcatagacAGGAGTTGGAGGGGGTGGCATTGGCTTCCCAGGCCCTTCTCCCTGCTCTCAGCTTCtgggcacagctcaggctgcaTCCGAGGAGCCGCCACTGTGAGCCAAACTCATGTTCTTCCTGGAGAGGAACTTGAACCGTGGTCCAGGGGCCCCCCATTGACACATCACCTTCATTTCCGaaagaaaactttcttttttttttttcctttttttttttttttttttttttgacaggcagagtggacagtgagagagagagacagagagaaaggtcttcctttgccgttggttcaccctccaatggccgccgctgcagccggcgcaccgcgctgatccgatggcaggagccagtagccaggtgcttttcctggtctcccatggggtgcagggcccaagcacctgggccatcctccactgcactccctggccatagcagagagctggcctggaagaggggcaaccgggacagaatccggcgccctgaccgggactagaacccggtgtgccagcgccgctaggaggaggattagcctattgagccacggcgccggctcgaaagAAAACTTTCTAATATGACttgctaaataaaattaaaagtgatCTAGCAGAAACCTGCCATTACATGGAGATTTGGATTATGTCCCAAATAGAAATTTGAACAGAGAACACATTTAAAACTTTCCTTTAAGGGCTAAATTGAGGGgccttgtgctgtggcatagcaggtaaagctgctgcctgcagtgccagtatcccatatgttccggtttgagtcccggttgctccacttctgatccagctctctgctatggcctgggaaagcagtaatagatggcccaagtccttgggcccctgcacccacatgggagacccagaagaggctcctggctcctggcttcgaatcagcccagttccagctattgcagccatctggggcgtgagccagtagatggaagacctctcaatctctctctctctctctctctctgcctctctttctctctctgtttaactcttgatttttaaataagtaaataaaaaatctttaaaacaataacagGCTAAATTGAACCATTAGCCCAAAAGTCACCTACTTCACAAGATAGATTGCCTGGGTGTGATGtggaaacaataaaaaatgatcCACATGTACATTAAATTAAGAAGAGATAACACTTTAAAAAGTCACTGTGAATCTGAAACGTGGACTAGAGTGAAGCCCTGGAGTATCACCCTGGAGACGTTTAACCTGCTTTTGCCAAGAGGAGCTCACAGGTGTGTGGCCCCTGGCGTCCTTGAGGTCAGCAATCCTAGAGAGCTGACGGTGGGGTCCAGAGGCCAAGCTGCAGGTTAGGGCTGATGCGTTGATGTTAACGTTGGATCACTTCCCGAGTGACACATGCACAGTGCAGGGGTGTCACAGCCACCTGGGCTTCTGTCACCAGGCAGGGTGTGTCCCTGCCCTGTCAGGACAGTGCTGCTCCCACGGGGTCCTTCTGTTTCGCTCGTCGAATAGAGAGGGGCAgcaggcccagcccagtccccagGGCGTGCCCGGCCCAGTGTTCTGCTTGCCTTTCCCCAGGAGTGAAGCAGGTAGTCTGAGGTTTGGAATTAAGAGTAAGtgggtgcctgggtgctagcAGCTCTGTGTTGGGGTTCTGGTCCACGCCTGAGTTCTCCATTGTTGTCCTTGCAGGCAAGGGGATAAAGGGCAGCAATTCCGTCTCTGTGGGGGCATTTCTAGACGAAGATGAGGAGATGAGcctggaagaaatcaaaaaccGGCAAAACACAGCTCGAAGCAGCAGCCCGCTCACCATCCGTGCGTGGGGAGATTCCGTGTGTGGCACCCTTCCCTCGGAGCACAAGGCGGGCTTGATCGAAGCCGCAGCCCTGAGTGGTGTCCCCAGCAGCAGAAATGGATTCTTCAGTCCCAGCCAGAGCCCGGGTGGCAGGAGACCGAAGGCCGCCAGCAGAGAGGAAGCACTTCTCTCGCCTGTCTCTGATTTGACTGTTGACTTTGACAAGCTGAGTTTGCAAAATCTAGAAAGTGGCTTTTCCAGGACCCCAACACGATCTATGAAAACCGAAGAAAAGAAGATCCTGACCTCGAGAATGGACGCAGTAGAAAATGACTTGTTAGCGTCTCCACCTGCTGCAGACAGACTTGGAAAGGAccagacagagacggagagggaaatgtccctggagcccagcagccccgggcatgaggcccagggcaggcacACGCCCACGTCCCCCCCTGCCACCAGGCTCTTCCTCTTTGGGTAGGAGTTGATGTTCCGCATGTGTGGCGCTGTGGGGCTCCTTTTAAACCTTTCGTCTTCCTGGTTTGAAGTAAGGTTCCCTTGAGGTCCTCCCTCTCCTCGGGAGTACCTGTAGCTTCTGGATATAGCTGGGTCTGACCGTGATGGCTGACGTCCCTGGCTGCAGAACAGTGATTGGGTCTGCCCTGGGAACTTCACCAAGTCCCAGTGCCCAGTGCTGGAAGTCGCCAGCTTTATAGCACTGGCTGCCCTGAGAGCTGCATGTGAAAGCCGCCTTCCTAGTGGAGACGGCCCTTCTCCTCGACGCCTGCACTCACCTGTTAAGGGGTCTTGCCCACCACCCTTGTCCTGGGCGCCACCTCCTGCAGACCGCCAGTGTCCTCACGAGCTGGTGTTGGTGCCCTGGTTATCTGTGCTTGGGCCACATTGATTCTTGCATATCGAGGCCGGTGTTgtcatgcagtgggttaagccacagcttgcaatgctggcataccatgttggggtgctggttcaagtcctggcagtacttcctttttatttatttatttttgtttttagacttactaatttatttgaaaggaagagttacagaggcagagagagagaaagaggtcttccatccgctggttcgctccccagatggctgcaatggctagagctgggctgatctgaagccaggagccaggagcttcttctgggtcttccacatgggtgcaggggcccaaggtcttgggccatctactgctttcctaggccatagcagagagctggatcagaagtggagcagccaagacttgaaccggcgcccatatgggatgccagcactgtggagggcagctttacctgctgtgccacagcgctggctgcccCTGTAGTGCTTCTCATCCAacgtcctgctgatgtgcctgggaaagcagcagatgatggcccaagcatttgggcccctgccacccatgtaggagacgagggtggagcttctggctcctggcttcaacctgatccagacctggctgttttggccatttgggcagtaaaccaccagatggaatcTCACTcgctctcagcctttcaaataaatttacgAATGAAGAAGAGGTTCAGTGATAATTTGGAAGTCTTTGTTTCTAATCAGCCGTGCTTTTTCCTTGAATGTGTGCATTCTAGAGAGGAGCCATCAAAACTGGACCGGGATGTTTTGGCAGCTCTGGAACGTGCCGATGTCGACCCTCAGCGGTACCCCGCTGTCCACAGATGGAAGAGCGCTGTCCTGGGCTACTCGCCCTCCGATAGGCAGAGGTACGGGTGGGAGAACCCGCTGTCTGCTGCAAGCGAGCGTCTGGAGCGGTCCAGGGCTCGCTCCGCGGTGGTCCCACTAACCAGGCTGACCGAGAGCCCCCCGGGTTGGCACCTGGTACCCCACGGGGTCCTGGCTCTTGCACAGAAGAGGTCCCCAAGATGGGGTTAGAGCAGGACAggactgctgctgctgcagggcgGGAAGCagcggggctgagctggggcacACAGGATTGTGGGAAATCCAGACCGGCTTTTTACGTTTTCATTTGAGGAGAGGAgatacagagctcccatctgcaggttcactccccagaggcccagcaaccaggaactcaatccaggtctcctacgtggggggcagggacccagctgcccaagccatcacctgttgcctcccagtgtccacattagcagggagctggactcacaGCTGAGACTGAAAAACGCAGGCACTGACAGGGGGTccagccagcatcttaactgctgtgccgcaTGCCCCGGGACAAGCTTTTCTTCCTCCAAGCCCAAGTTGGAGGTTAGGAGATCCTTCCCTGAGCTGCAGTGGTCCCCTCCGGGGCTCAGTGCCTGCTGCTGACCGACCTTTCTTGCTTCCCACAGCTGGCCAAGCCCTGCGCTGAAAGGAAAGCTCAAGGCTCAGCTGCCAGATCTTGGTTGTGGCCccggctgcagccctgggagaagCCGTCCTGCTGGGGGCAGCCCCGTGAGGCCCGGTCACGCCGCCCACTCCCCCAGCCTGGGGCGCTACAGCCCTGCACACGGGAGCCACCTCCGCAGGGTGGCGCGAGTGGCCCAGCTCACCACCACCCCTTAGGGTTGGGCAGCTCTCATTTCCTTCATTTCTAAACAAGAAGGGTAATATGTTTTATTGGTaaaatttcacacacacaaaaatattccaaataatttattaatCCTCACTTTGAGGGTAGAATTTCAGAAAACATGAATGTTctatgtaaaatttaaattttggatATTTTGGAAGAAGTTAATGAAACGTTTTCTGGAAAGTATCAATGTATTAAAGACTTTCTAGGTAGCAGTGCCTCGGTTTGAAATGTAGCGGAGAAAAGGGTGTGGAGGCCGTTCCTGGGAGATAGTTGTGTGCAACCAGAAACCCTGAGCGACTGCTCTGGGAAGAGGAGGACGCTGGCAGAACTGCTGGCTCGGACAGCCCTGTGACACCTGCCCTCACTCAGCTCGCTGTTCAAACAAAGGTGAATTGGTCCTTGGCTTCCCGGGGTCTCTTGATGATGGGACAACCCCTCAGCCAGGTGGCCCTCATCATTTAGATAAAATGCGGTCTCAGATGTAAGGGATATTTACAATTAAGGTCATTAAAACACTGGAATTACCGATAAGACGGAAGTAGCTTTTTTTTGTTGGAAAAAGGTTTCCAGCCAGTGGGTGTTGTGCAAGATAGTCCCATAGACTCACCAGCAATAATTAAAAGGACTTTATTTTCCACTAGCTCTTGAGCTTTCAGTCTTGAATTTCCAGTGTAGTTTCTCATTTTGAAATTGTTGCCTGGTTTTGAGATTTATCATGAGGACTCGAGCATGAATTTGCATACGGCCAGTTTTCTACACGTGTCTCCTACCTTTGTGTTTCAGTTGGGATGCCCTGTATGGAAGAGCAGTGCATTTCAGGTGTGCCTTCCAGGTGAGGGTTGGTGGAGGCGGCCTTGCCCTTGGCGCTCTCTCAGGAGGCCCACACAGCACAGCATCACCGATGGCTGTCAGGGCTGACTTCCGCCTGGGGGTTACAAGCAGCAGATCATATGCAAGTGTTGTTTCGTGTTTACTCCAAAATGAAAACTGTAACAATGCTTTTGCGAACTTGAGTGCCTTTTTAagtcattttcaatttttctgaacTTGCTTTTTGAGAATATGAAATGGTCCTAAGTAGGCATAACTAAGATCCTTTTTTATTGGTGTAACC
The sequence above is drawn from the Oryctolagus cuniculus chromosome 21, mOryCun1.1, whole genome shotgun sequence genome and encodes:
- the ANKLE2 gene encoding ankyrin repeat and LEM domain-containing protein 2 isoform X1, translated to MTRQSASGETTMDVVLARLKLLNSDALREEIVKAGLKCGPITSTTRFIFEKKLAQALLGQGTSLSSFLPSHEEAGATAVSQDTQRTLKSAEESLREQASVPEEREFGYGVGLNPPQEDAVTSASCSVPFCAAAHINTHRAGVPATKEPPLYYGVCPVYEDLPVRNERIHVYEDKKEALQAVKMIKGSRFKAFSTREDAEKFARGICDYFPSPSKSSLPLSPVKAPFLSNGGLKGGLCSPESDIVNKERANSYKNPRTQDLTAKLRKAVEKGEEDTFSDLIWSNPRYLIGSGDNPTIVQEGCRYNVMHVAAKENQAAICQLTLETLENPEFMRLMYPDDDLGMLQKRICYIVDLYLNTPDKMGYDTPLHFACKFGNADVVNVLSSHPLIVKNPRNKYDKTPEDVICERSKNKPVELKERIREYLQGHYYVPLLRAEDTSSPVIGELWSSDQTPEVSHAGHSGGGPRDPVLTLRAFAGPMSPSKAEDFRKLWKTPPREKAGFFHNVRKSDPERGIERVGRELAHELGYPWVEYWEFLGCFVDLSSQEGLQRLEEYLAQQQLGKKAQQEMGEKEACLRDRAPTSGKGIKGSNSVSVGAFLDEDEEMSLEEIKNRQNTARSSSPLTIRAWGDSVCGTLPSEHKAGLIEAAALSGVPSSRNGFFSPSQSPGGRRPKAASREEALLSPVSDLTVDFDKLSLQNLESGFSRTPTRSMKTEEKKILTSRMDAVENDLLASPPAADRLGKDQTETEREMSLEPSSPGHEAQGRHTPTSPPATRLFLFGEEPSKLDRDVLAALERADVDPQRYPAVHRWKSAVLGYSPSDRQSWPSPALKGKLKAQLPDLGCGPGCSPGRSRPAGGSPVRPGHAAHSPSLGRYSPAHGSHLRRVARVAQLTTTP